One genomic region from Rosa rugosa chromosome 1, drRosRugo1.1, whole genome shotgun sequence encodes:
- the LOC133734567 gene encoding uncharacterized protein LOC133734567, with the protein MDACHILFGRPWQYDVDVTYKGRDNVMMFIWNSHKIAMAPVLQFEKSGGKKGESFLTLSSSEFEMEEAFKESEVFCPVVIKGLLTAEKEDMVIPKEVQNMLGEFEGLISDKLPNELPPTRDIQHQIDLVP; encoded by the coding sequence atggatgcttgtcatatTTTATTTGGGCGACCTTGGCAATATGATGTGGATGTGACTTACAAAGGCAGAGATAATGTGATGATGTTTATATGGAATAGTCATAAAATTGCTATGGCTCCTGTCTTACAATTTGAGAAGTCTGGTGGAAAGAAAGGGGAGAGTTTTCTGACATTGTCTAGCAGTGAATTTGAGATGGAGGAAGCCTTTAAAGAATCTGAAGTTTTCTGTCCAGTGGTGATTAAAGGTTTGTTGACTGCAGAAAAGGAAGATATGGTGATCCCTAAGGAAGTGCAGAATATGTTGGGAGAGTTTGAAGGCCTGATTTCAGATAAGTTGCCCAACGAATTACCACCTACGAGGGACATTCAGCATCAGATTGATTTGGTGCCTTGA